CCGGCGCTGTAGGCGTCGGTATCCAGGTTCAGGTTCGGGAAAAATTGCTGGATTTTCTCAACCGGCACCCAGCCCTTGCGCACCAGCCAGGGCTCGCCCTGTGTGAAATCCACAAGCGTGTTCACCCTGTCGGTATGTTCCGCAAAGGCCTGGGCGACTGTCGGCCCGCCATCCAGGATCAGGTCCACCTTGTCGCCGATATCCTCCATGGCTTTGTCAAGCGACACGAAGATATTGCCCTGACCGGAAATATTGGCGGATGTACCGGCCAACGGCTTTCCGTATTCCTTGACCAGCGGTCCGAAATTTCTGTCGGAACTGATCGTGATCGCCAGGGTCGGCAGTCCGCTGACCAGTTCCCGTGGAAACGGGTATTTGTGGCGGAATATCATGGCAATCTCGCCTGGGAACAGGGAATCCAGGGCGTATTGCGACACCCAATCAGGGATATGGACATATTGGCCGATGTCGGAAGTGTCCGGCAGGGCGACCGAAAGCGGCCCGGTCTGGCGGCGTTTTTTTACGTCGAATACGCGCCGCACGGCGTCCCTGTTGGTGGCGTCGCACACAAGGATGTAATTGGTTACGGAAGGGGTGATAACCAATCCCCCTTCCGACAGCACCTGGACGGCCCGTTCCAGAAACGGGCCGCTGGTGCTCAGGATCGGTGTCGTATCAGGCAAGTTCCAGCTTCTCCTGCTTCTTCTGATAGGATTCGACGGTCTCTTTCTTGATCCCGTAGAATTCCATGGCGTTGTTGCAAAGAATTCCCTTCTTGGCCGTATCCGACACATCCGTGCGCCGTCTCAGGTCGATAAAGGAATGGGACATGCCGCCGTCTTCTTCATGGGCGTGCGGGAAATCCTGCCCGCCGAGCAGGCGATCGGGACCCAGTGTCTTGAGCAGGTCGGGAAGGTTGTCCTCGTCGCCACCCGCTCCGAAATAGATCGGGCATTCCTGCAGGTAGTATTCCGGGTCCTTGAGGGCGGGCCAGGGGTGGGCGGCTGCCGTACCCTTCCAGGCGGTCATCCGCTTGAAAGCCACCGGGAACCAGTCGATGCCGCCTTCGACCAGGGCCACCTTCAGGGCCGGGAAACGGTCATAGATGCCGCCGCCGACAAAGCTGAACAAGCCCATCACAAGGCAGAAATCGAC
The Aestuariispira ectoiniformans genome window above contains:
- a CDS encoding L-threonylcarbamoyladenylate synthase, yielding MPDTTPILSTSGPFLERAVQVLSEGGLVITPSVTNYILVCDATNRDAVRRVFDVKKRRQTGPLSVALPDTSDIGQYVHIPDWVSQYALDSLFPGEIAMIFRHKYPFPRELVSGLPTLAITISSDRNFGPLVKEYGKPLAGTSANISGQGNIFVSLDKAMEDIGDKVDLILDGGPTVAQAFAEHTDRVNTLVDFTQGEPWLVRKGWVPVEKIQQFFPNLNLDTDAYSAGFEERVNSVVTAVNDSPAMLQTHE